TTTGACTCGGTCGATGATTTTTGCTGCTGCGCCGATGAAGGGCAGGAACCAGGGCGGGCCGAAGTGGCCCGGCACGGGCGGGTTTTTCAAGGTTTCCCAGACGTTGGCGCTCTTGTCCCCTGCCATGTAGTGGGCCATCCTCTTGCCCATGTGGGCTGCCATCTGCACCCCGTGTCCGCTGTAGCAGAGCGAGTAGAAGAGTCCGTCGTGGACGCCGGCGTGGACCATCTGGTCCATGGAAAGGTCCACCAGTCCGCCCCAGATGTAGTCCACTTTGGCGTTGGAGAGATACGGGAAGAGTTCGAGCATGGCCTTGCGCAGGATCCCGGCGCTCTTCACATCCGAGTCCGGGCTGGACAGGGCAAAACGGGCCCTGCCGCCGAAGAGCAGCCTGTTGTCCGGGGTGATCCGGAAGTAGTAGGTCAGCATTTTGCTGTCCGACGCCTGGCGCCGGTGGGGCAGGATGCGGTTGACCACGTCTTCGGGCAGCGGTTCGGTGCAGATGATGAAGCTGCCCACCGGGATCACCCGCCGCTGCAGCCACGGGGTGATCCCGCCGGTGTAGCCGCTGGTGGCCACCAGGACCTGCTTGGCCCGGGTGATGCCCCGGGTTGTGTGCACGTCGTGCACGGTGCCGGAAACCTTTTTCAGTTCTGTGACACCGGCGTTCTCGCAGATGACGGCTCCTGCGGCGGCTCCCGCCCCGGCCAGGCCATGCACGAACTTGCCCACATGCAGGCCTGCCCCGAGGGGGTCAAGCATCGCTCCCTGGTAGAAGTCGGTGCCGATTTCGCTGTGGATCTCGGACTTGGGGATGACGGTGACATGGTGGTCGGCCAGGGCGGCCAGCTTCTCCTGTGATTTCAGGAAACCCTCATAGTGGGATTTATGGAAGGCCAGCGAGAGCTTTCCGAAGCGGTTGTAGTCGCAGTCGATGCCGTTGTCCCGTACGAGCTTTTCGATGCTGTCAATGGCGTCGGTGTATTCGCGGAACATTTCCACGGCACGGGTTTCCCCATATCGCTTGACGGCAGTGCTGAAGCCGATGGCCAGGCCGGTGGTCGCCATTCCCCCGTTGCGGCCGGACGCGCCCCACCCCACGGTGTGGCGTTCAAAAACGGCAACGCTCGCGCCTTGATTGGCAAATTCCAGGGCCGCGGACAACCCTGTAAAGCCGGCGCCGATGATGGCCACATCGACGTTCTCGGGGACCGGAGCCTGCCGGTAATCGCCGGAGGGCTCGGCAGTGTCCAGCCAGTAGGGAATGAGTTTCACGGTGTGTGGCCTTTCGCTTCAATGTGGGTTTAGAGACCGAGGTGATTGTTGAGTTCGTCCAGGGACTTGACAGTGGTGAGGTCGTAGCCCTCCCCAATGGGGTCGTAGCCGCGGTCCAGCATGACGAGGTTCCGGAAGCCCATGTCGTGCATCGGGTGCATGTCGTAGCGGGTGTGGGAGGAGACGTGCAGGAAGTCCTCCGGCGTCGCGTTCAGGGTGTCGAGCATGTATTCGAAGGCCTGGTAGCGCGGCTTGTAGGCCTGGGCCTGCTCAGCGGTGTAGACGGCGTGGAAGTCGGCGCCGAGCCTGGGAATGCTGATGTCCAGGAAGCTGTCGTCCGCGTTGGACAGGGCCACCAGCTTGTAGTTCTCGCCCATCTTCTTCAGCGGAGCCGGCACGTCCTCGTGGGCAACCCAGCCGCGTGCAGCCTCGGCGAACTGTTCGCCGGCACCCTCGGTCGGCCCAATGCCCCAGCGCCTGCACACCCGGTCAAAGGAATCCTGAAGGATCGCCTCGTAGGGCTTGTAGTCGCCAAGGACCTCGTCGAACCGGTAGCCGCGGAACTGCTTCTTGAACGCAAGCCACTGCTCTTCAGGGATGCGGCCATCAAGCAGGCGGCGGGTGGTGGGGTCAATGTCGAAGTTGATGAGCGTGCCATAGATGTCAAAAGAGATGTACTTCGGCCGGAAGTTCGTATCCGTCATGATTCGTCCGTTTCCTTGGTTCTTGAAGGGGAGGCCCGGAAGTCCGAGCTGTTGCCTTCCATTCGTCTGCGCGGGACGGCGTCTTCTGGCCCTTCGGGCGGGGCCAGATGCCCGCTGTACCGACTGTAGGACCGGAGATTGTAGATTGTCAACAGTTTGGGCGGGGAGATTCTTCCCACCCGGGGCGCGACGAAAATTAGTTGATTTATTTTTTCGTCAATTGTTGACAATCGGCGATCCGGGGGGTTGCATTGCTTTAGATGCGGAACGAGATCCTGATCACAATCCGCAGGCAGGACCAGCCCAGCGCCTCCTCACATTGTGCAAGCACCGGGCGGGCCTGAGGATTCTACAACAGCTGCGCCCATCTCAGCGGATCAACTTCCGCTGAATCATTCGAAGGGAAGCACCATGAAAACCAGAAACAAAGTACAGACCGCAGCGGCGGCACTTGCCGTTGTGT
This genomic stretch from Arthrobacter dokdonellae harbors:
- a CDS encoding NAD(P)/FAD-dependent oxidoreductase; the protein is MKLIPYWLDTAEPSGDYRQAPVPENVDVAIIGAGFTGLSAALEFANQGASVAVFERHTVGWGASGRNGGMATTGLAIGFSTAVKRYGETRAVEMFREYTDAIDSIEKLVRDNGIDCDYNRFGKLSLAFHKSHYEGFLKSQEKLAALADHHVTVIPKSEIHSEIGTDFYQGAMLDPLGAGLHVGKFVHGLAGAGAAAGAVICENAGVTELKKVSGTVHDVHTTRGITRAKQVLVATSGYTGGITPWLQRRVIPVGSFIICTEPLPEDVVNRILPHRRQASDSKMLTYYFRITPDNRLLFGGRARFALSSPDSDVKSAGILRKAMLELFPYLSNAKVDYIWGGLVDLSMDQMVHAGVHDGLFYSLCYSGHGVQMAAHMGKRMAHYMAGDKSANVWETLKNPPVPGHFGPPWFLPFIGAAAKIIDRVK
- a CDS encoding haloacid dehalogenase type II gives rise to the protein MTDTNFRPKYISFDIYGTLINFDIDPTTRRLLDGRIPEEQWLAFKKQFRGYRFDEVLGDYKPYEAILQDSFDRVCRRWGIGPTEGAGEQFAEAARGWVAHEDVPAPLKKMGENYKLVALSNADDSFLDISIPRLGADFHAVYTAEQAQAYKPRYQAFEYMLDTLNATPEDFLHVSSHTRYDMHPMHDMGFRNLVMLDRGYDPIGEGYDLTTVKSLDELNNHLGL